The following are from one region of the Nicotiana tabacum cultivar K326 chromosome 3, ASM71507v2, whole genome shotgun sequence genome:
- the LOC107779941 gene encoding uncharacterized protein LOC107779941: MGCCTPKIKKALKIGCGITAILLIILLVVGIILYFTILKPKDPKVTIQSVTLESIRFEPFPAFHLNITIGLILTIHNRNYGSFKYDSSRAYVSYHDDPAAEAPIEADTIPARKDHDVNTTVLIKSDGFSKNPNFLGDFISGCLNFTSSTTLHGKVTVLKVLKLKATTVSTCDISVFTKFQNASSLCKSKIKF; encoded by the coding sequence ATGGGATGCTGCACCCCAAAGATTAAAAAGGCCCTCAAAATAGGTTGTGGCATTACAGCAATTCTCCTAATTATTCTTCTAGTCGTTGGTATTATTCTATATTTCACAATCCTTAAGCCAAAAGATCCAAAAGTCACAATTCAGTCTGTCACATTAGAGTCcattagatttgagccatttccAGCATTTCACCTCAACATAACAATTGGACTAATCCTCACTATCCATAACAGGAATTATGGAAGCTTCAAGTATGATAGTAGCAGAGCTTATGTGAGTTATCACGACGATCCAGCAGCTGAAGCACCAATTGAAGCAGACACCATCCCAGCTAGAAAAGATCATGATGTGAACACAACTGTGCTAATTAAATCAGATGGTTTCTCTAAGAATCCTAATTTCTTAGGAGATTTTATTTCTGGGTGCTTGAATTTTACTTCGTCAACCACTTTACACGGGAAAGTCACTGTGTTGAAAGTCTTGAAGCTCAAAGCCACAACTGTTAGCACATGTGACATCTCAGTTTTCACCAAATTCCAGAATGCAAGTTCTCTTTGCAAATCCAAAATtaagttctga